TTGAGCAGCACGCAGGCCGAGCCGTAGACCTCCAGGCTGGCGTGGCGTCGCGAAACCCGGGGGTCGTCCAGGGTGATATCCGCGGCTCGGCCGATCAGCACCCGCGAGCGCGTCACCGGGAAGGACATCCCTTTCTGGGGGCCCTCCAACACGTCGAGGGAGATTTCCCATCCCGCGGGCAGGGGGATGCGACCGAGATCGTCCCCCGCGGCCTGGGGAGCCGCCAGGGAGTCGAGGAGTTTGCGGGTCGGCAGGGCGACGGTCTTCCCGCCGATGTTCTCGGCCCCTTTTGCGGGCTTGTCCGGCTTGTCGGCCATTACTCGCGCTCCCGCACTCCCGGCAGGCCTTCGGCCAGCCGCCGGTGGGTCCGCTCTTCGAAGCGGCGCTGTAGAGACGGTAGGTCCGCGGTGTCCCGGTCGGCCAGTAACTTATCGATACGGGAGGCCGGGAAGAATTGCAGGGAGGGTGCCAGGGGGCCCTTCTCTCCCCGGGCCCACTGGTTGACCCAGTCTTCCCAGGCATCCAGGTCCAGGCCTTCGATGGCCAGTCCGTCGGCGCTTTTCGAGCGGATCACCCCTACCACCCGTTCCCGGGGCTCCCGCAGGTAGGCCACCACCAGGGTGCCGGTGCCGAAGGGATCCTCCCCCTCTTCGTGCTTTTTCCCTTCCAGTCGAGGTTTTTCGCTCAGTTCCAGCAGCACACCGCCCGTGTCCCGGGGGTGCAGGAAGGCCACGCGGCACCCCCCGGCTCCTTCCCGGATGCCCGGCGGCAAGGGCTCGAGACCCGCGGCGGCCAGGCGGGCGAGCAGGGCTTCCAGGTCGTCGGTGGCCAGGCAGAGGTGATGCAGGCCCTCGCCCCTCCGCTCGAGATGGCGCGCGAGGGCCCCCTTTTCGTCCAGGGGTTCGAGAAGCTCCACGTGCACTCCGGCGGCGTCGAGGAACCAGGTGCGCACGCCCTCGGAGGCCACCGCTTCACTGCGTTCGAGGGGCAGGCCGAGCAGGTCGGCCCACAGCCCGAGCCGCTGTCGCGGGTCCTTGACCGCGACACCGAGATGGGCGACGCCCAGCACTCTTCCCTTCACGACTCTCTCCTCACCCTGGATTCGCCGGCCTGCTCGCTCAGAGGCGCCCGAGGATCTGCCGGGCGATCACCAGCCGCTGGATCTCCGAGGTGCCCTCGCCGATGGTGCAGAGCTTGGCGTCCCGGTAGAACTTCTCTACCGGGTAGTCCTTGACGTAGCCGTAGCCCCCGAAGACCTGGATCGCGTCGTTGGCCACGCGGACCGCGGTCTCGGAGGCGTAGAGTTTGGCCATGGCCGACTCGCGGGTGGTCTTTCGCCCCTGGTCCTTGAGCGAGGCCGCGCGGTAGGTCAGCAGCCGTGCAGCGTCCACTTCGGTGGCCATGTCGGCCAGCATGTTGCCGATGCTCTGGAAGGTGCCGATCTTGCGGCCGAACTGCTCGCGCTCGCGGGCGTAGGCCAAGGCGTGCTCGTAGGCTCCCGCCGCGGTTCCCAGGGCCAGGGCCGCGATGGAGATCCGGCCCCCGTCGAGGACGCCCATCGCCGCGCGAAATCCGCTGCCGGCCTCGCCGATCATCGCGTCGGCCGGCACGCGGCAGTTCTGCAACACCACCTCGCAGGTGTCCGAGGCGCGCATGCCCAGCTTGTCCTCGTGCTTGCCCACCGAGTAGCCGGGGTTGTCGGCCTCGACGATGAAGGCGGATATGCCGTCGTGGCCCTTGTCCGGATCGGTGACCGCGAAGAGCACCGCCACCTCGCCCACTCCGCCATGGGTGGTGAAGGTCTTGGAGCCGTTGAGCACCCAATCGTCACCGTCGCGCACCGCCGTGGTGCGGGTGCCCCCGGCGTCGGAGCCGGCGGTGGGCTCGGTCAGGCCCCAGGCCCCGATCCACTCGCCGGTGGCCAGTTTGGGGAGGTATTTCTGTTTCTGCGCTTCCGAGCCGTACTGCAGGATGTGGCCGGTGCAGAGGCTGTTGTGGGCGGCGACGGAAAGGCCGATGGCCGGGTCCACCTTGCTGATCTCCTCGACGATCGTCACGTACTCCACGTAGCCGAGGCCGGCGCCCGAATAGCCCTCGGGAACGAGCACGCCGAGAAAGCCCAGTTCCCCCGCCTTGCGGAAGACCTCCCGCGGAAACTCGGCCTGGTCGTCCCACTGGCGGATATGGGGTTCGATCTCCCGCCTGGCGAAATCGGCGGCGGCCTGACGCATCATCTCCTGGTCGTCGTTGAGCAAGAAATCCACGGCTGCTTCTCCTGGAGTGGCTGGGCGGATGGGGACCCCGAACGTCCGGTGACAGGAGGGCGGGCGCCAGGGGCCCTGCGATCATAGCGCATGGTCGGCCTCCCTCCCTCCCCCGGCGGCGGGCGCGGGTCAGAGAAGGTCGACGAAGACCTCGTCGGCCAACAGAACGCCCCGCCCGGTAAGCCGGTAGCGGCTTCCCTGGCGGGCCACCAGTCCCGTGGCCACGGCCCGGTCGAGCACGCGGCGGCGCGGGGCCAGATCCACCTCTCCGTAGTGTCGGCTGACGGTCTCGAAATCGACGCCCTCGGCGAGCCTCAGGCCGAAGACCAGGGCTTCCCCGGCCAGCCGGTCGGCAGGGCAAGGGGCGACGGCGGCCCCGGGGGGCGACTCGCCCGCGGTTCGCAGGTATTCGGAGAGCCGGCGTGGATTGGTCCAGCGTCGCCGGGCGAAGTACGAGGCGGCCGAGGGGCCGAAGCCGACGAAGGGGCGGTCGCGCCAGTAGAGCCGGTTGTGACGCGATCGATGGCCGGGGCGGGCGAAATTGGAGATCTCGTAGCGCTCGAGGCCCGCCTGCCCGAGTCGTTGGCAGGTCATCTCGTAGAGCGTGGCGGCGTGGTCCGGATCCGGCGCGGGCAACTCGCCCCGCTCGACGGCCCGCACCAGGCGGGTGCGGGAGGTGGTCTCGAGAGCGTAGGCCGAGATGTGGGGCGGGCCGACCTGGAGGACCGCTTCCAACTCGGCCATCCAGGGCGCGGTGGCTTGCCCCGGGGTGCCGAAGATCAGATCCGCGCCCACCGAGGCGAAGCCCGCCTCCAGGCTGCGGGCCAGGGCCACCAGGCCCAGTTTCCCGGGCAGGGGCCGGCCGATGTCCTCGAGACGCTGATCGTCCACCGCCTGCAATCCCACCGTCAGCCGCGTGACGCCCGCCCGGCGCAGCCCCGCCAGGCGCTCGGGGGTCAGGTCATCCGGGTTCGCCTCGAGGCTGATTTCGGCATCCGCCTCGAGATTGCCCAGGCCGGCGACGGCTTCCAGCAGGCGGGCCACCGCGTCGGGATCGAGTCGGGAGGGCGTGCCACCGCCGAAATACAGCGTTTCCACCGACTGGGGGCCCCAGTGCCGCCGAAAGGCCTCGATTTCTCTCTGCACGGCGGCGAGGTACTCCCCCGCCCGGGCGAGCTGGCCGGTGACCACGGCGAAATCACAGTAGGCGCAGCGGTAGGCGCAGAAAGGAACGTGAATGTAGACGCCGATGGGGTCGGAGGCACTCATCGGCGCAGCATAGCCCAGACCGTGGCGCGAACGGCGCTGGATCCTCCGTCGAGCGGGCTTCTATATTCCACCTGGGACCGCTCGGTGCGTTCCGATGGAGAGCGATGAAGCAGAAACTGGCGGCC
Above is a window of Acidobacteriota bacterium DNA encoding:
- the hemW gene encoding radical SAM family heme chaperone HemW, giving the protein MSASDPIGVYIHVPFCAYRCAYCDFAVVTGQLARAGEYLAAVQREIEAFRRHWGPQSVETLYFGGGTPSRLDPDAVARLLEAVAGLGNLEADAEISLEANPDDLTPERLAGLRRAGVTRLTVGLQAVDDQRLEDIGRPLPGKLGLVALARSLEAGFASVGADLIFGTPGQATAPWMAELEAVLQVGPPHISAYALETTSRTRLVRAVERGELPAPDPDHAATLYEMTCQRLGQAGLERYEISNFARPGHRSRHNRLYWRDRPFVGFGPSAASYFARRRWTNPRRLSEYLRTAGESPPGAAVAPCPADRLAGEALVFGLRLAEGVDFETVSRHYGEVDLAPRRRVLDRAVATGLVARQGSRYRLTGRGVLLADEVFVDLL
- a CDS encoding VOC family protein, with translation MKGRVLGVAHLGVAVKDPRQRLGLWADLLGLPLERSEAVASEGVRTWFLDAAGVHVELLEPLDEKGALARHLERRGEGLHHLCLATDDLEALLARLAAAGLEPLPPGIREGAGGCRVAFLHPRDTGGVLLELSEKPRLEGKKHEEGEDPFGTGTLVVAYLREPRERVVGVIRSKSADGLAIEGLDLDAWEDWVNQWARGEKGPLAPSLQFFPASRIDKLLADRDTADLPSLQRRFEERTHRRLAEGLPGVRERE
- a CDS encoding FHA domain-containing protein, with amino-acid sequence MADKPDKPAKGAENIGGKTVALPTRKLLDSLAAPQAAGDDLGRIPLPAGWEISLDVLEGPQKGMSFPVTRSRVLIGRAADITLDDPRVSRRHASLEVYGSACVLLKDLDSTNGTFVNGRRVQSVELQDGDEIRVGGSLLSVTIGAPP
- a CDS encoding acyl-CoA dehydrogenase, producing the protein MDFLLNDDQEMMRQAAADFARREIEPHIRQWDDQAEFPREVFRKAGELGFLGVLVPEGYSGAGLGYVEYVTIVEEISKVDPAIGLSVAAHNSLCTGHILQYGSEAQKQKYLPKLATGEWIGAWGLTEPTAGSDAGGTRTTAVRDGDDWVLNGSKTFTTHGGVGEVAVLFAVTDPDKGHDGISAFIVEADNPGYSVGKHEDKLGMRASDTCEVVLQNCRVPADAMIGEAGSGFRAAMGVLDGGRISIAALALGTAAGAYEHALAYAREREQFGRKIGTFQSIGNMLADMATEVDAARLLTYRAASLKDQGRKTTRESAMAKLYASETAVRVANDAIQVFGGYGYVKDYPVEKFYRDAKLCTIGEGTSEIQRLVIARQILGRL